The Desmonostoc muscorum LEGE 12446 genome includes a region encoding these proteins:
- a CDS encoding tetratricopeptide repeat protein, with amino-acid sequence MTRVSYGDDVKARVRQLLERLLAYANDEIDNGERFKIDFNWQTPKQLVVRTQLRVLAELGGLDKEQVREALKALAEFLGILEDLREHKRGSENWHFKLTLWCDKGDKEGNLSKFDAEWQRRREELPGVQRAEAKKAKPKLTFYENIPLSGVVEFVGREKDLQNLHQLLQENEQVAIAAVAGMGGVGKTELALQYARNHRETYKGGICWLLAKAGDVGIQVVQFARTVLDLNLPEGLDVFAQVQYCWRHWREGDVLLVLDDVREYEQVKPYLPSSSSRFKVLITTRQYLGASIKQLSLDVLQPEEALELLKSFFKETPQRIEQELAVANQLCEWLGYLPLGLELVGRYLARKQDLSFTEMLRRLKNKRLEQAAFDKPETDMTAQRGVLAAFELSWQELEDSDKQLGCLLSLFAAAPISWKLVEQCVTEEYEGELEEIRDDKLLNLHLLQRKDKGIYQLHPLLREFFQYKLIDLQQAEELKRSFCRVMVAVAQYIPDSPTLEQITAVSSAIPHIAEVANHLIQYLSDDDLFWPFIGNAGFYDGQGLYNQALPWYEKCLEVTKKRLGDEHLSVATSLNNLALLYNSQGRYSEAEPLFIQALALWRQLLGDEHPSVASSLNNLALLYNSQGRYSEAEPLFIQALALRRKLLGDEHPSVALSLNNLALLYNSQGRYSEAEPLFIQALALTRKLLGDEHPSVAQSLNNLALLYDSQGRYSEAEPLFIQALALSRQLLGDEHPSVATSLNNLAGLYNSQGRYSEAEPLFIQALALSRQLLGDEHPSVAASLNNLAELYNSQGRYSEAEPLYIQALALSRQLLGDEHPSVAASLNNLALLYKSQGRYSEAEPLYIQALDICERRLGVNHPNTIGVRENLAYLRDRLSSQ; translated from the coding sequence ATGACGCGTGTTAGCTATGGCGATGATGTCAAGGCGCGGGTAAGGCAGCTATTAGAAAGGTTGTTGGCTTATGCCAATGATGAGATAGATAACGGTGAGCGTTTTAAAATTGACTTTAATTGGCAAACACCAAAGCAACTAGTTGTGAGGACACAGCTAAGAGTTTTGGCAGAACTTGGTGGTTTAGATAAAGAACAAGTTCGAGAAGCGCTAAAAGCACTTGCTGAGTTTTTGGGTATTCTGGAAGATTTGCGCGAACACAAGCGAGGTTCGGAGAACTGGCATTTTAAGCTGACGCTTTGGTGCGACAAAGGGGACAAAGAGGGGAACTTAAGTAAATTTGATGCAGAATGGCAACGCCGTAGAGAAGAATTACCCGGTGTGCAGCGTGCTGAGGCAAAAAAAGCTAAACCCAAGCTGACGTTTTACGAAAATATTCCCTTAAGTGGAGTGGTGGAGTTTGTTGGACGTGAAAAAGATTTGCAAAATCTCCATCAGCTTTTGCAGGAAAATGAACAGGTGGCTATAGCTGCTGTTGCTGGTATGGGTGGAGTTGGTAAAACAGAACTTGCCCTACAATATGCCAGGAATCACCGCGAAACTTACAAGGGTGGAATTTGCTGGTTGCTGGCAAAGGCTGGTGATGTCGGCATTCAAGTTGTGCAGTTTGCCAGAACTGTGCTTGATTTAAACTTACCAGAAGGTTTGGATGTCTTCGCCCAAGTGCAATACTGCTGGCGGCATTGGCGCGAGGGCGATGTGCTGCTAGTGTTAGACGATGTTAGGGAATATGAGCAGGTTAAGCCTTATTTACCCTCGTCATCTTCCCGGTTTAAAGTGTTGATTACCACGCGCCAATACTTGGGAGCATCTATTAAGCAATTATCTCTGGATGTATTGCAACCAGAAGAAGCGCTGGAGCTATTAAAGTCATTTTTTAAAGAAACACCACAGCGAATTGAGCAAGAATTAGCTGTTGCAAATCAGTTGTGTGAGTGGTTGGGATATTTGCCTTTGGGTTTGGAATTAGTCGGGCGATATTTGGCGCGAAAACAGGATTTATCTTTCACAGAAATGTTGCGGCGGTTGAAGAACAAGCGACTAGAACAAGCCGCCTTTGATAAACCAGAAACCGACATGACAGCACAACGAGGTGTGTTAGCAGCCTTTGAGTTGAGTTGGCAAGAATTAGAAGACAGCGATAAGCAGCTTGGTTGTTTGCTGAGTTTATTTGCCGCCGCGCCTATATCTTGGAAGTTGGTGGAACAGTGTGTAACAGAAGAATATGAGGGAGAGTTAGAAGAAATTAGAGATGATAAGTTGTTGAATTTGCATTTACTTCAGCGCAAAGATAAGGGAATTTATCAACTACATCCACTGCTAAGGGAGTTTTTTCAATATAAGCTTATAGATTTACAGCAAGCAGAAGAATTAAAGCGAAGTTTTTGCAGAGTAATGGTAGCAGTTGCCCAATATATTCCTGACTCGCCCACTCTTGAGCAAATCACCGCCGTTTCTAGCGCCATTCCTCATATAGCTGAAGTAGCGAATCATCTCATTCAATACCTCAGCGATGATGATTTATTTTGGCCTTTCATCGGCAACGCTGGATTTTATGATGGTCAAGGTTTATATAACCAAGCTTTACCCTGGTATGAAAAATGTCTAGAAGTCACTAAAAAGCGCTTGGGAGATGAACATCTATCTGTCGCCACTAGCCTCAACAACTTAGCGTTACTCTACAACTCCCAAGGCAGATACAGCGAAGCCGAACCCCTTTTCATCCAAGCTTTGGCACTTTGGCGTCAACTGCTGGGAGATGAACATCCATCTGTCGCCAGTAGCCTCAACAACCTAGCGTTACTCTACAACTCCCAAGGCAGATACAGCGAAGCCGAACCCCTTTTTATCCAAGCTTTGGCACTTAGGCGCAAGCTGCTGGGAGATGAACATCCATCTGTCGCACTTAGTCTCAACAACCTAGCGTTACTCTACAACTCCCAAGGCAGATACAGCGAAGCCGAACCCCTTTTCATCCAAGCTTTAGCACTCACGCGCAAGCTGCTGGGAGATGAACATCCATCTGTCGCCCAAAGCCTCAACAACCTAGCGTTACTCTACGACTCCCAAGGCAGATACAGCGAAGCCGAACCCCTTTTCATCCAAGCTTTAGCACTTTCGCGTCAACTGCTGGGAGATGAACATCCATCTGTCGCCACTAGCCTCAACAACCTAGCGGGACTCTACAACTCCCAAGGCAGATACAGCGAAGCCGAACCCCTTTTCATCCAAGCTTTGGCACTTTCGCGTCAACTGCTGGGAGATGAACATCCATCTGTCGCCGCTAGCCTCAACAACCTAGCAGAACTCTACAACTCCCAAGGCAGATACAGCGAAGCCGAACCCCTTTACATTCAAGCTTTGGCACTTTCGCGTCAACTGCTGGGAGATGAACATCCATCTGTCGCCGCTAGCCTCAACAACTTAGCGTTACTCTACAAGTCCCAAGGCAGATACAGCGAAGCCGAACCCCTTTACATTCAAGCTTTAGATATTTGTGAGCGACGGTTAGGGGTGAATCATCCCAATACTATTGGTGTTCGTGAAAATTTAGCATATCTACGCGATCGCCTCTCTTCACAATAG
- a CDS encoding Npun_R2821/Npun_R2822 family protein — MKSFGIYTLANDAVYDQLVALLNSIEVNVGEDIPVCVIPYNQQLDLVKQELKSRKNVTLFEDWEAIHRWDNFINELWDAHPRANDSKVNRPGWYKGFVHRKFASFNGDFEKFVFYDADSLAMKPIDDVFEKLDSYDLIFNDWEHAKPREKTQLNIDVLEKVTQLTEADLRQKIHCDSFFGSKRLLFGGEDLDIIKERWIEKREFEWIRPGSWWSSSGIFVYITLYGDPRIFNFTLSPNGEDRTGNCANADRFVNINNVLYNEEGLKPIHRIHYMSYSSVDFARLCQGEDVNIDYRDEFLYYRFLKEPERKPKELKVPGVMSQMNRFMKKSSKKLQRMIS; from the coding sequence ATGAAATCATTTGGCATTTATACGCTGGCCAATGATGCTGTATACGACCAATTAGTTGCTTTACTAAACAGCATTGAGGTCAATGTTGGAGAAGATATTCCTGTTTGTGTGATTCCTTATAACCAGCAATTAGACCTGGTTAAGCAGGAACTCAAGTCTAGAAAAAATGTCACGCTTTTTGAAGATTGGGAAGCAATTCATCGCTGGGATAATTTTATCAATGAGCTTTGGGATGCTCATCCCAGAGCAAATGATTCTAAAGTCAATCGTCCCGGATGGTACAAAGGCTTTGTACACCGAAAGTTTGCTTCTTTTAATGGCGATTTTGAGAAATTTGTGTTTTATGATGCTGATAGTTTAGCCATGAAACCAATTGATGACGTTTTTGAAAAACTGGATAGTTACGATCTCATATTTAACGATTGGGAACATGCTAAACCCAGAGAAAAAACACAATTAAATATTGATGTACTTGAGAAAGTAACGCAGCTAACAGAAGCTGATTTGCGTCAGAAAATTCATTGTGATAGCTTTTTTGGCTCAAAGCGGTTGCTTTTCGGTGGGGAAGATTTAGATATCATCAAAGAAAGATGGATTGAAAAACGTGAATTTGAATGGATTCGTCCAGGTTCTTGGTGGTCGAGTTCTGGCATATTCGTTTATATAACTTTATACGGCGATCCCCGAATATTTAATTTTACCCTCAGTCCGAATGGTGAAGATAGAACAGGTAACTGTGCTAATGCAGATCGATTCGTGAATATTAATAATGTTCTTTACAATGAAGAGGGCTTAAAACCAATTCATCGCATTCACTATATGAGCTATTCTTCTGTTGACTTTGCTCGTTTATGTCAAGGAGAAGATGTGAATATTGATTATAGAGATGAGTTTTTATATTATCGATTTCTCAAAGAACCAGAACGAAAACCCAAAGAGTTGAAAGTTCCTGGTGTGATGTCACAAATGAATCGTTTTATGAAAAAATCTAGCAAAAAACTTCAGAGAATGATCTCTTGA